A window from Prosthecobacter sp. encodes these proteins:
- the tnpA gene encoding IS200/IS605 family transposase yields the protein MPGTYTSLHYHVIFSTKNREPIIAAAWRPRLHEYLGGMIRGLEGTPICVGGVADHVHLLFGLKPTHCLSDFMRDLKKDATNWVKDTLHEPHFAWQEGYAAFTVSPTAIQSVRDYVNDQEEHHRVRTFREELVAMLRRTGVAFEERYLD from the coding sequence ATGCCCGGCACCTACACCTCGCTGCATTACCATGTGATCTTCTCGACGAAGAACCGGGAGCCCATCATCGCCGCCGCATGGCGTCCGCGACTGCACGAATACCTCGGCGGCATGATTCGCGGGCTGGAGGGCACCCCGATCTGCGTCGGTGGCGTGGCGGATCATGTGCATCTGCTGTTTGGCCTCAAACCGACGCATTGCCTCTCCGACTTCATGCGCGATCTGAAGAAAGACGCGACGAACTGGGTCAAGGACACGCTCCATGAGCCACATTTCGCGTGGCAGGAAGGCTATGCGGCGTTCACGGTGAGTCCGACGGCGATTCAATCGGTGCGCGACTACGTCAACGATCAGGAAGAGCATCATCGCGTGAGAACCTTCCGCGAGGAGTTGGTGGCGATGTTGCGGCGGACGGGCGTGGCGTTTGAAGAACGGTATTTGGATTGA
- a CDS encoding restriction endonuclease, with amino-acid sequence MGVHRRLNRCAAVRQCSGNKATKGIFITTSTFTKDAVVFAKNVSNSKIVLIDGDELAELMIDHNVGVSVAQVYAVKRIDSDYFAEGE; translated from the coding sequence ATTGGAGTTCACCGTCGGCTGAACAGATGTGCAGCAGTTCGCCAGTGCTCTGGCAACAAAGCCACCAAAGGCATCTTCATCACGACCTCCACGTTCACCAAAGATGCCGTCGTGTTCGCCAAGAACGTCAGCAACAGCAAGATCGTCCTCATCGACGGTGACGAGCTGGCCGAACTCATGATCGACCACAACGTCGGCGTCTCGGTCGCTCAAGTCTATGCGGTGAAGCGCATCGACTCAGACTACTTCGCCGAAGGGGAGTGA